In Colletotrichum higginsianum IMI 349063 chromosome 1, whole genome shotgun sequence, one genomic interval encodes:
- a CDS encoding Peptidase A4 family protein — protein sequence MKFAAFVLAAAGIVAAAPGTKLVQRNYSPLVPRSARARYSSAPNQRLSVDSLDLLKSTGEKNVDYSGNWAGAVKIGTGYNHVTGTITVPEVSGARGAAASAWVGIDGDTCQTAILQTGISFYADGTFDAWYEWIPDYAYNFNNFGVSVGDKIRMTVDASSKTKGVATLENLTTGQKVTHSFTSTPSSLCETNAEWIVEAFQENGSQVTLADFGTVTFTGAAASGSGGSVTAAGADIIDISPNNGRTVLAAGSVSGSTVTVKYVG from the coding sequence ATGAAGTTCGCCGCattcgtcctcgccgccgccggtattgttgccgccgcccccggcaCCAAGCTGGTTCAACGCAACTACTCGCCCCTCGTCCCTCGCTCTGCCCGCGCCAGGTACAGCTCCGCCCCGAACCAGAGGCTCTCCGTCGATTCTCTCGACTTACTCAAGTCCACCGGCGAGAAGAACGTCGACTACTCGGGCAActgggccggcgccgtcaagaTCGGGACGGGCTACAACCACGTCACCGGCACCATCACCGTGCCCGAGGTGAGCGGCGCCCGcggggccgccgcctccgcctgGGTCGGCATTGACGGCGACACCTGCCAGACCGCCATCCTCCAGACCGGCATATCCTTctacgccgacggcacctTCGACGCCTGGTACGAGTGGATCCCGGACTACGCTTACAACTTCAACAACTTCGGCGTCAGCGTCGGCGACAAGATCCGGATGACGGTCGACGCGTCCTCCAAGACCAAGGGCGTCGCGACCCTCGAGAACCTGACCACCGGGCAGAAGGTCACGCACTCCTTCACCAGCACGCCCTCGTCCCTCTGCGAGACCAACGCCGAGTGGATCGTCGAGGCGTTCCAGGAGAACGGCAGCCAGGTCACCCTCGCCGACTTTGGCACCGTCACCTTCACGGGCGCTGCCGCCTCTGGGTCCGGCGGCTCGGTCACCGCCGCTGGCGCGGACATCATCGACATCTCGCCCAACAACGGCCGCACGGTCCTTGCTGCGGGCTCCGTCAGTGGCAGCACCGTCACTGTCAAGTATGTTGGCTAG